A genomic window from Bordetella genomosp. 9 includes:
- a CDS encoding UdgX family uracil-DNA binding protein (This protein belongs to the uracil DNA glycosylase superfamily, members of which act in excision repair of DNA. However, it belongs more specifically to UdgX branch, whose founding member was found to bind uracil in DNA (where it does not belong), without cleaving it, appears to promote DNA repair by a pathway involving RecA, rather than base excision.), which produces MKDAPSPTLTVQDGYAGWRDLALRALARGWPPEAVTWVEQLPLPGGGGAEQMSLDYAAGDVHAAPAKAQDPADAPAAPDTPAAGAPAPAVRISRSLATLLQDAALFRSPRRWAFLYRVLWRWQQGDRAVESAADEDGQQLHAMAKSVRRAKHDMIAYVRFHQGEPGTMPEYRAWYEPDHDVLAYAAEHFARRMGKSSWLIGTPQGAALWDGQALHLTNAPPDADAIRAGAARDQAEPLWLAYYRNIFNPARLNESALHRQMPVRFWKGLPEGPLIPGMIADARNGARRVAQANTVGAMGGKQVAVDARRAQPARPAPTTLDECRRCELWRHATQAVAGEGPADARIMLVGEQPGDQEDLAGRAFVGPAGQVLNEALQRADVPRQDLFLTNAVKHFKWFPRGKRRMHKTPAQQEVDACAHWLEEELARVRPAVIVTLGATALGALLHRKVSMRDYLDAPVRLGDAWLVATWHPSYALRVDDAEAREEIVAGIARALCRARDLSDQALALP; this is translated from the coding sequence ATGAAGGACGCTCCGTCGCCGACACTGACGGTACAGGACGGCTATGCAGGCTGGCGCGATCTGGCGCTGCGCGCGCTTGCCCGTGGCTGGCCGCCGGAAGCCGTAACGTGGGTAGAACAGCTGCCGCTGCCGGGCGGCGGCGGAGCCGAGCAGATGTCGCTCGACTACGCGGCGGGCGACGTCCACGCCGCGCCGGCCAAGGCACAGGATCCAGCGGACGCACCGGCCGCACCGGACACCCCGGCGGCCGGGGCCCCGGCGCCCGCCGTACGCATTTCCAGGAGCCTCGCGACGCTGCTGCAGGACGCCGCGCTCTTTCGTTCGCCGCGCCGTTGGGCCTTCCTTTACCGGGTACTGTGGCGCTGGCAGCAAGGCGATCGCGCGGTGGAGTCGGCGGCGGACGAAGACGGCCAGCAACTGCACGCCATGGCCAAATCGGTGCGGCGCGCCAAGCACGACATGATCGCCTACGTGCGTTTCCATCAGGGCGAGCCGGGCACGATGCCTGAGTACCGGGCGTGGTACGAACCCGACCACGACGTCCTGGCCTACGCCGCCGAACACTTCGCGCGCCGCATGGGCAAATCGTCCTGGCTGATCGGCACCCCACAGGGCGCCGCGCTATGGGATGGCCAGGCGCTGCACCTGACCAACGCGCCGCCCGACGCCGATGCGATACGCGCCGGCGCCGCGCGCGACCAGGCCGAACCGCTGTGGCTGGCCTACTACCGGAACATCTTCAATCCCGCGCGGCTGAACGAAAGCGCCCTGCACCGGCAAATGCCGGTGCGCTTCTGGAAAGGACTGCCGGAAGGCCCCCTGATCCCCGGCATGATCGCCGACGCACGCAACGGCGCGCGCCGCGTGGCGCAGGCCAACACCGTGGGCGCGATGGGCGGCAAGCAGGTGGCCGTCGACGCGCGGCGCGCCCAGCCGGCCCGTCCGGCGCCGACCACCCTGGACGAATGCCGTCGCTGCGAACTCTGGCGCCATGCCACGCAAGCCGTGGCGGGCGAAGGGCCGGCGGACGCCCGCATCATGCTGGTGGGCGAACAACCGGGCGACCAGGAAGACCTGGCGGGCCGCGCTTTCGTCGGGCCGGCGGGGCAGGTGTTGAACGAAGCCCTGCAGCGCGCCGACGTACCCCGCCAGGACCTCTTCCTGACCAATGCGGTCAAGCACTTCAAGTGGTTTCCTCGGGGCAAGCGGCGCATGCACAAAACCCCCGCCCAGCAGGAAGTGGATGCCTGCGCGCACTGGCTGGAAGAAGAACTGGCGCGCGTACGGCCTGCCGTGATCGTCACCCTGGGCGCCACTGCGCTGGGCGCGCTCCTGCATCGCAAGGTCAGCATGCGGGATTATCTGGACGCGCCGGTCAGGCTGGGCGACGCCTGGCTGGTCGCCACCTGGCACCCTTCCTATGCCTTGCGGGTGGACGACGCCGAAGCGCGCGAAGAAATCGTCGCCGGCATCGCGCGCGCGCTCTGCCGCGCCCGCGATCTGTCGGACCAGGCCCTGGCCCTGCCCTAG